From the Lathyrus oleraceus cultivar Zhongwan6 chromosome 4, CAAS_Psat_ZW6_1.0, whole genome shotgun sequence genome, one window contains:
- the LOC127135639 gene encoding uncharacterized protein LOC127135639, whose protein sequence is MNKYNETYLKLIRGSSKSSHKKRSLFSKKAKVTTTVVSLFCLVAAFCYFAPSNNYIISGDSISNQNSSSIRTNKQQQQQQQQQEFPLRCTKRNKTETQTCSRDYYPTKHNPTNQNSNVCPSYFRWIHEDLKPWREHGITKEMLEGARSTAHFKIVIVDGKLYVERYRKSFHTRDVFTLWSIVQLLRLYPGKLPDLELFFDCEDRPVIRLDKFQGPNASPPPLFGYCSDQSSLDIVFPDWSFWGWAEINIKPWNGILKDIKEGIEKTKWKDRVPYAYWKGNPTVAATRKDLLKCNVTSENDWKNHLYIQNWKKETHDGYKESNLGNQCTHRYKIYIEGISWSVSEKYILACDSMTLYVRPNYYDFFIRGMVPLQHYWPIRDDSKCTSLKFAVEWGNNHVDKAHAIGEAASKFMQEDLDMNNIYDYMFHLLNGYAKLLRFKPTIPLGAEELCSETMACDYKGTHRKFMEESMVMFPRDSNPCIIPPPYDSLTLQEVLERKANSTRQVEVWEDEYLLHKKNGQ, encoded by the exons ATGAACAAGTACAATGAAACATATCTCAAACTCATCCGAGGAAGTTCTAAATCTAGTCATAAGAAGAGAagtttgttctccaagaaagctAAAGTTACCACCACTGTGGTTTCTCTCTTTTGCTTAGTTGCCGCTTTCTGTTATTTTGCACCCTCCAATAAT TACATAATTTCAGGTGATtccatttcaaatcaaaactCTTCATCCATCCgcacaaacaaacaacaacaacaacaacaacaacaacaagaattTCCACTTAGATGCACCAAAAGGAACAAGACTGAGACACAAACATGTTCAAGAGACTACTACCCTACCAAACATAACCCAACAAATCAAAATAGCAATGTTTGTCCCTCATACTTTAGATGGATCCATGAAGATCTAAAGCCATGGAGAGAACACGGGATCACAAAGGAAATGCTGGAAGGAGCAAGAAGTACAGCACACTTTAAAATTGTGATTGTGGATGGAAAATTGTACGTGGAAAGGTATAGGAAATCATTCCATACAAGAGATGTGTTCACTTTGTGGAGTATTGTGCAACTGTTAAGGCTGTATCCTGGAAAGTTACCTGATTTAGAACTATTCTTCGATTGCGAAGATAGACCTGTAATTCGGTTGGATAAGTTTCAAGGCCCGAATGCTTCGCCGCCACCTTTGTTTGGATATTGTTCTGATCAATCAAGCTTGGACATTGTTTTTCCTGATTGGTCTTTTTGGGGATG GGCTGAGATAAATATAAAGCCATGGAATGGAATTTTGAAAGATATAAAAGAAGGAATTGAAAAGACCAAATGGAAGGATAGAGTACCCTATGCTTATTGGAAAGGGAACCCTACAGTTGCTGCAACAAGGAAAGATCTTCTAAAGTGCAATGTTACATCAGAAAATGATTGGAAGAATCATCTATATATACAA AATTGGAAGAAAGAAACTCATGATGGTTACAAAGAGTCCAACTTAGGGAACCAATGCACCCATAGGTACAAGATATACATAGAAGGAATTTCTTGGTCTGTTAGTGAGAAATACATTTTGGCATGTGATTCCATGACATTATATGTAAGACCCAATTACTATGATTTTTTCATAAGAGGCATGGTTCCATTACAGCACTATTGGCCTATTAGAGATGATTCAAAGTGCACATCTCTTAAGTTTGCTGTGGAATGGGGCAACAACCATGTTGATAAG GCACATGCAATAGGAGAGGCTGCAAGCAAATTCATGCAAGAGGATTTGGACATGAACAATATATATGATTACATGTTTCATCTTCTTAATGGATATGCAAAGCTTTTGAGGTTCAAACCAACTATACCTTTGGGAGCTGAGGAACTTTGTTCTGAAACAATGGCATGTGATTATAAAGGTACACATAGGAAGTTCATGGAGGAGTCAATGGTGATGTTTCCTAGAGATTCAAATCCATGCATTATTCCTCCTCCATATGATTCTTTGACACTGCAAGAAGTTTTAGAGAGAAAAGCTAATTCAACAAGACAGGTAGAAGTTTGGGAAGATGAATATTTGCTGCATAAAAAAAATGGACAATAG